From Brassica oleracea var. oleracea cultivar TO1000 chromosome C3, BOL, whole genome shotgun sequence, a single genomic window includes:
- the LOC106330161 gene encoding uncharacterized protein LOC106330161 gives MALTKCMRSENIMLTMLIPGPTAPSNNIDVYLQPLIEDLHDLWTEGMEVYDSFKKESFTLRAMMMWSITDYPGLGTLAGCKVKGKQACNVCGNGTPHRWLKFSRKHVYMENRKRLRPSHPYRRRKGWFDNTVEVGTAKRIQSGCDIFDSLKDFKNDFGKPLPKKSKRKRIEGGEDDVLSADDCEEDDDLWRWKKKSIFFDLPYWKDMPVRHNIDVMHVEKNVSDALLFILMHSAKSKDGLKARKDLEEMANCVSLDPPSIGGMKSHDHHVLMQNLLPVALRGLLPKGPRIAVTRICNFFNRLCQHILDPEMLLALETEIVETMCQLERFFPPALFDIMFHLPLHLAREARLGGPVHFRWMYPFERYMKTLKAYVKNFARPEACMADGYLACECLAFCVEFLQKSVPIPNNSKEHSQRLRWLAFGPRNVAHTYKGFIINGHRYQTEDVKRKTQNSGVTNEAFSMCRASAKDANQQADMVAYFGVIQEIILLDYHMFEVPLFKCSWAHKGRGVKEEDGFTLVNLHMNQSSFVNDPYILPSQAKQVFYSREDDSSPWYVVMRAPPRGYHELETEEEVSSAPVTVEHEEDTGDQASDDESFCVRNDCEGVFIYE, from the exons ATGGCTCTGACAAAGTGTATGAGGTCCGAGAACATCATGTTGACAATGTTGATACCTGGTCCAACCGCACCTAGCAACAACATTGATGTATATCTACAGCCATTGATAGAGGACTTGCATGATTTGTGGACAGAAGGTATGGAAGTTTATGATTCGTTTAAGAAGGAGAGTTTTACACTTAGAGCTATGATGATGTGGAGTATCACCGATTATCCTGGTTTAGGAACATTAGCTGGGTGTAAAGTGAAAGGGAAGCAAGCGTGTAATGTCTGCGGGAATGGTACACCTCATAGGTGGCTAAAGTTTAGTCGCAAACATGTTTACATGGAGAACAGGAAGCGGCTCAGGCCTAGTCATCCTTATAGAAGAAGGAAAGGATGGTTTGACAATACAGTGGAGGTTGGTACTGCAAAGAGGATTCAGAGTGGCTGCGATATATTTGACAGTCTTAAGGACTTTAAAAACGATTTTGGGAAACCTTTACCTAAGAAGAGTAAGCGGAAAAGGATAGAAGGAGGTGAAGATGATGTTCTTTCAGCTGACGACTGTGAGGAAGATGATGATCTGTGGCGGTGGAAGAAAAAATCTATTTTCTTTGACTTACCTTATTGGAAG GATATGCCTGTGAGGCATAACATCGACGTCATGCACGTCGAGAAGAACGTGTCTGATGCGCTGTTGTTTATACTGATGCATAGTGCGAAATCTAAGGATGGACTGAAAGCAAGAAAGGATTTAGAAGAGATGG CTAACTGTGTCTCACTGGATCCTCCTTCTATTGGCGGCATGAAGTCACATGATCATCATGTTCTTATGCAGAATCTCTTACCAGTAGCGTTGAGAGGTTTACTTCCTAAAGGACCTCGGATAGCAGTGACTCGCATATGCAATTTCTTCAACAGACTCTGCCAACACATTCTTGATCCAGAGATGCTACTTGCACTAGAAACAGAGATTGTGGAGACAATGTGCCAGCTAGAGAGATTCTTCCCACCTGCATTATTTGATATCATGTTTCACCTTCCACTGCATCTGGCAAGAGAAGCACGCTTGGGTGGCCCTGTTCACTTCAGGTGGATGTACCCATTCGAGAG GTATATGAAGACACTTAAGGCATATGTGAAGAATTTTGCAAGACCTGAAGCTTGTATGGCCGATGGATATCTTGCTTGTGAATGCCTCGCATTTTGTGTGGAGTTCTTGCAAAAATCAGTTCCA ATCCCTAATAACTCAAAGGAGCATTCACAAAGGCTCAGATGGCTTGCTTTTGGACCTAGAAATGTTGCACACACGTACAAGGGATTTATAATTAATGGACATCGTTACCAGACGGAAGATGTTAAGCGGAAGACTCAGAACAGTGGGGTTACAAATGAAGCATTCTCCATGTGCAGAGCTAGTGCCAAAGATGCGAACCAACAGGCAGACATGGTTGCATACTTTGGAGTCATTCAGGAGATCATATTGCTTGACTACCACATGTTTGAGGTGCCTCTGTTTAAGTGTAGTTGGGCTCATAAAGGGAGAGGAGTGAAAGAGGAAGACGGTTTCACACTGGTCAATCTCCATATGAACCAGTCATCATTTGTTAATGATCCTTACATTCTGCCTTCTCAAGCTAAACAAGTCTTCTACTCTAGAGAAGATGACAGCTCACCTTGGTATGTTGTTATGAGAGCACCACCTAGAGGATACCATGAGTTAGAGACTGAAGAGGAAGTTAGTTCTGCACCCGTAACAGTTGAGCATGAAGAAGATACTGGAGATCAAGCATCTGATGATGAGAGTTTTTGTGTTAGGAATGATTGTGAGGGTGTTTTTATATATGAGTAA